One window of Hypanus sabinus isolate sHypSab1 chromosome 18, sHypSab1.hap1, whole genome shotgun sequence genomic DNA carries:
- the LOC132377485 gene encoding volume-regulated anion channel subunit LRRC8D-like — MFTLEEISSVTRSPPSFRIFKPWWDTFMDYLAITMLMIAVFGGTMQIYKDRTICLPIKANSTHSAPSSIDANISWADKHVDFNITDFHHRGINQKSNQISRVDAIFAVEHTKTNLDYQQYRYVNQACYIHAVPWFPKHFSSFILIHTVALMICSNFWFKYPKTSSKIEHLVFILEKCYDSPWTTEVLSLAVTETSSKVNIRVQEKHKSTAAGQGISESVKGLTRTRSVIKKQFQLLDKKDGEQAKSLFEKVRKFRFHVEQEDTIYKLYVGQLVFKTLQCLVIFSYFMVFIKDVNFDIICRPGVENVIGYEIFICTFSIALLLQRLILLYLILVTIYAGLCLRTLIWILRSPLKQYSFEKRETQFSDIPNVKNDFAFLLHLIDQYDPLYCTRFCIFLSEASEKKLKMINLNNDWTVDKVRQQLSQNNKEKLELQLFMLTGIPQAVYNVTELQALRMELCSDIKISSKVTHLVHLEELSIVNCKVFIKPAALFFLGNKLHSLVVTFSVHEEVPEWINKLTRLRELSLIGNINLENKTLELEFLKELRYLKILRINSNLTKIPFNVLYVAPHLIGLSIFNNKNKLEVLHNLGGMYSLARLDLQNCQLENIPHGIFSLTNLQELNLHGNELRQLDELEAFQRLPRLSSLNLSNNKITSLPDSLVFIGNLEQFNASDNQIETLPNSLFAIQKLHHLYLSNNHLMAIPTSIKNLKYLTFLDLSSNKLETLPDELFQCRKLKTLKLNNNLLTSISGKIQQCSLLSKLELKGNPLVELPMEIGQCSKLKLSGLIIDEFLSETLPMPVKANLISNQEAPLDVRLIIPNKVSYPKLDNLV; from the coding sequence ATGTTCACCTTGGAAGAAATCTCTTCAGTAACTAGATCTCCTCCATCCTTCCGGATCTTCAAACCGTGGTGGGACACCTTCATGGATTATTTGGCAATAACCATGTTGATGATCGCTGTGTTTGGGGGCACCATGCAAATATACAAGGATAGGACAATTTGTTTACCAATTAAAGCTAATTCCACTCACAGTGCTCCATCATCTATTGATGCTAACATAAGCTGGGCAGATAAACATGTTGATTTTAATATAACCGATTTTCATCATAGAGGAATTAATCAAAAATCCAATCAAATATCACGGGTAGATGCCATCTTTGCTGTTGAACACACCAAGACAAATCTGGACTATCAACAGTATCGCTATGTCAACCAGGCATGTTATATCCACGCGGTTCCCTGGTTTCCTAAGCACTTCTCCTCTTTCATTCTTATCCATACTGTTGCATTGATGATCTGTAGCAATTTCTGGTTCAAGTATCCCAAAACGAGCTCCAAAATAGAGCATCTGGTCTTCATCTTGGAGAAGTGTTACGATTCCCCCTGGACAACCGAAGTCCTCTCTCTGGCTGTCACGGAGACCAGCAGCAAAGTGAATATCCGGGTGCAAGAAAAACATAAGAGCACGGCAGCAGGCCAAGGTATCAGCGAATCTGTTAAAGGCTTAACACGGACGCGCTCTGTTATAAAGAAACAGTTCCAATTACTGGACAAGAAGGATGGAGAACAAGCCAAATCCCTGTTCGAGAAAGTGAGGAAGTTCAGATTTCATGTAGAGCAAGAGGACACCATATATAAACTCTATGTTGGACAACTGGTTTTTAAAACCTTGCAGTGCTTGGTAATTTTTTCTTATTTTATGGTATTCATTAAAGATGTCAACTTTGACATTATATGTCGCCCTGGCGTGGAGAATGTGATTGGTTACGagatttttatttgcacatttagCATCGCCCTTCTGTTGCAGAGGCTCATCCTGCTCTATTTGATTTTGGTAACCATTTATGCGGGGCTTTGTCTTCGCACTCTCATCTGGATCTTGAGGTCTCCCCTGAAGCAATACTCGTTCGAGAAGCGTGAAACCCAGTTCAGCGACATTCCTAATGTAAAGAATGATTTTGCTTTCTTGTTACATCTGATTGATCAGTACGACCCCCTGTACTGTACACGCTTCTGTATCTTTCTGTCCGAGGCAAGTGAAAAAAAATTGAAGATGATAAATTTGAATAACGACTGGACTGTGGACAAGGTGAGACAGCAGTTAAGCCAAAACAATAAGGAGAAGCTGGAACTTCAACTCTTCATGTTAACAGGAATTCCCCAGGCGGTCTACAACGTGACTGAGTTACAGGCCTTAAGGATGGAACTGTGCAGTGATATTAAGATAAGTTCCAAGGTAACTCACCTTGTCCACTTGGAAGAACTTTCGATTGTAAACTGCAAAGTTTTCATTAAACCAGCAGCTTTATTCTTTCTAGGCAACAAATTGCATTCGCTTGTGGTCACATTTTCGGTTCATGAGGAGGTGCCTGAATGGATCAATAAACTGACCCGACTCAGAGAGCTTTCCTTGATTGGAAACATTAATTTAGAAAATAAAACATTGGAACTAGAATTCTTAAAAGAACTTCGTTATTTGAAAATCCTTCGAATCAATAGCAACCTCACAAAGATACCCTTCAACGTGTTATATGTGGCGCCCCATTTGATAGGGCTGTCGATTTTCAATAATAAGAACAAGCTTGAAGTGCTCCACAATTTGGGGGGCATGTACAGCTTAGCTCGTCTTGACCTGCAAAACTGTCAGCTGGAGAATATACCCCATGGCATCTTTAGCCTCACCAATCTGCAAGAATTGAACCTCCATGGAAATGAACTTAGACAATTGGATGAACTTGAAGCTTTCCAGCGACTACCAAGACTGTCCTCCCTCAATCTCAGTAACAACAAAATTACTTCCCTTCCAGATTCCTTGGTTTTCATTGGCAACCTTGAACAATTTAATGCATCAGACAATCAGATTGAGACCCTACCAAATAGTTTATTTGCTATTCAGAAGCTACATCATCTGTACTTGAGCAACAACCATCTAATGGCCATTCCCACATCTATTAAAAACCTCAAGTACCTTACATTTCTAGATCTGAGTTCCAATAAGTTGGAAACTTTACCAGATGAGTTGTTCCAATGTAGGAAACTCAAGACTCTAAAGCTAAACAATAATTTACTTACCTCCATTAGTGGGAAGATTCAACAATGTTCCCTACTTTCAAAACTGGAACTCAAAGGGAATCCTTTGGTAGAACTTCCCATGGAAATTGGACAGTGTAGCAAACTGAAACTTAGTGGTCTGATAATAGATGAATTCTTATCCGAGACACTTCCTATGCCAGTCAAAGCAAATCTGATATCCAACCAGGAGGCTCCTCTGGATGTCAGACTAATAATCCCCAACAAGGTGTCATATCCCAAATTGGACAACCTCGTATAA